In the Bradyrhizobium sp. Ash2021 genome, ACCTGACTGCGGAAAACACCGATGGCTCCAATTAGCTCATCATCCTTAAGCATAGGTACCAGGAGAACCGTCCTAGCACACGCCAATTCGACCGTAGTCACGACGAGAGGTGCGCGTTGAAGATAGCTCTGATCTGTCCTCAAGTCCGCGATGTGCACTGGCGACCGATCTCTGACGAGGCGCGCGATGGGAGTGCCGGGAGCTATGGGAATAACATCCGCTTGATGGAATAACTGGACGTACCTCGAAGGTCCTTTACGCGCTACAAGACGAACGCCAGTTCCCTCGAAAAGGAATAAAATGCCCAGATTAGCTCGGCAGAGCCGCGTAGCGTTGTCGAGGATAGTGTCGAGGATTGGCTGCAAATCATGCGGCGAGCAGGCAACGACGCGCAGCACTTTCGATATTGCCGCGCGGTGCTCCTGTAGCTCTGAGTGGGTAGGCACACGGCCGCGAGCGGCTTTAGGCCCACGTCCGGTCTTCTGGTTCTGATGAAGCCGTTTCATTGTCCCGTTCCCGCCTTTGGCCAACGCGGCCGCTCTTGTCCGCTTCTAGCGAGGGACTGGGCTGGGATCATAGCGACTCAATGGGCAATTCACGAGCCGTCACATAGGCTCCGATCCCAAACCGGGCAGCCGAATACTTGGGGTCCGCTTCGGGTCCAGACTGTGTGAAAACATTTTCGGAAGGCGCCATCAGCTCAGGCCACTTCCGCTTTGTCCCCAACAGCGGACATCGTTCCCGATTACGGCGGGCTTGAACAAAGGCATTCCGACGGCGCGCGGGGGCAGGGCACTTGGTCAGCGGTGCAAGTCGCCCACGTGCCGGAGCGGATCTAGCTCGGTCTGGGTGGACTAAAGGTCGATCAAGCCACCGTCGACGAATAGCTCGGCGCCGGTGGTGTAGGTGGCGTCGGCGGCGAGGTAGAGGGCCGCGGCGGCGACTTCGGCAGCGGTGCCGGTGCGCCCAAGCGGAATGCGGGTCTTGGCCCCCTCGATGAAGGAGTCTTTCTGGGCCGGCGTGAAGCCAACCTTGTCGAGGATCGGGGTGACGATCGGGCCTGGGCTGATGGTGTTGATCCGGATGCCGCGCGGCGCCAGCTCCTTGGCGAAGGTGCGGCCGAACGAGCGCAGTGCCGCCTTGGTCGAGCCGTAGATCGTCGTGCTGCCGCCCAGGGCGCCGGCCGCGCCGGACACCGAAGCGGTCAGGATGATCGCGCCGCCGTCCGGAATGACCGGGATGGCGTG is a window encoding:
- a CDS encoding SDR family oxidoreductase, producing the protein MAKLDGKIALISGGTSGIGAETARLFQSEGATVIVTGSSERSVVAAKAALPGIEVLVSDASDVAATKALVEQVKGKHSRIDILFVNAGIAKFAPIAQVDEAFYDNQFNVNVKGAFFLLKHAIPVIPDGGAIILTASVSGAAGALGGSTTIYGSTKAALRSFGRTFAKELAPRGIRINTISPGPIVTPILDKVGFTPAQKDSFIEGAKTRIPLGRTGTAAEVAAAALYLAADATYTTGAELFVDGGLIDL